The Humulus lupulus chromosome 7, drHumLupu1.1, whole genome shotgun sequence region ATAGTAATAAAATTATTGAGATTAGCTTATGGGACACAGTAACAATAAAACTGAGATAGTAATTATCATAATATTGTACAAATTAAAGGCACCAAAATCACATTTTCGTGAGTCAACTTTTGTGATCAATATATGCAAAAGATAGTGAAATAAAGAATTTGATCACTTGATTGTAGAGTGTAGAACAATAAAATAACAGATCTCATAAATTACTATAAAGTAAAAAACAGTttagaatcacaaaagaatacAAGATTTTGATCCCTAGTagaaaagattttggtcacaacaAACAAAGTATTAATGATACAATAAGAAATATTACTAACTATCCctaataaaaacaaaacatagaAATTTCAAGGTAAAACCAAATCAATTAACAGCAAATATCCAAAATAAAATAGAAGCTACAACAAAAGAGCTCCATACCGTTTCCTTCAAGGTCTCTAGGGGCCTAAGGCATACGATACATTGGTGTGccctattttttaatattattaataactTAAAACATGAAATTGTAGGTAGACTGATCTGCAGATACCTTATATGTACTCAATAGATTTGGAGGAGCAGTGCTAATTGGTAGACTTAACTCAGTCCTCAATGCCACAATATGCATTACTTTGATAGCTTTCAATGGATATCTTTGTTATAATCACAAAATTAGACGGTAGATAtgtaaaataaaagaaaggaaatgacAAGACAGAAAATTTGCATCAGACAAGAGGAAAAAGTCATACATAACTGATAACTCTAAAGTGTCTAAGAACCATTAACATTTTTTTAACTAGAGAATACTACTATAATTATTTTTATGGGATACACATTACTACAAAGAAAgcaaaaaatttagaaaacaaaCATATTTATTGAGTTTTGATAATACCTTTTCAATAGCCATTGCACATTGGAAATATATTAAGAGGCTACCCAAGGCCAAATGAATTAGTTAACTTACTTTCCGTGGGTAGTTTCTCTAGAAAGCATGATCGCATCAACACCTTCCTGTACTGCAATTGCAATGTCAGAGACTTCTTCCCTTGTTGGCGTTAGATGATTAATCATGCTCTACAGTATGTTTGTTGCTACAATAACTGGTTTCTGCATTCTCTGACACCTTCTAATTATGTCCTCCTGTACGTAACAAGGAAATTTCATTCATGACAGAATCTGAGACAAATTCAACATTTTAACTtcagtattttaaataataatcatttgaaaAGATGAACTTATCATATATACATAAAGCATGACAGAATAAGAAACTATTATGCAGGCACCACATTACTTCAAAAACATAAAGCATGCATAAAGTACAACATAGTATTACTGTCTCATGAGCAGGCTCCTGAAAGAAACTATCAAAATAACTTATTGGGGCAAAGGATATAGAAAAACTGTTGACAACATAGTATTACTGTCTCTAATTCTCTACTCATACAGtaataagaaaggaaaaagaaaacctTTTGGATAGCTAAATTATTTCATCACTGATGTTACATAAGATTATATTTAAAACAATTGATATTTTTTCTAATGGGGAAAAAAGAAATGAGGCATTTCTAACCTGAGGAATATATTTGATGACTGTCATAAATACTTGGATTGAGCTAAAAATGGAAAGAATCAGTTCCAAGTCAGAAAGTGAATCAAGAATATATTTCATAGCAAATGGAATTTAGAAACCTAAAGCTAATTATGATAAAGCGATTAAGCCAATAAATCGAAGCAAACAAATGCTTTTATCATCTAGCTTTCCAATGTTTTTTAATCGAACTGAATTGTTTGAAACTCAAAATTCagaacaaaagaaaaggaaaggtaaCTAAAGAATGAATCTTACTTAAAAATGTTAATCAACCAAAGCCAGGAATGGTTTGGCAAAGCAATGAAAAAGAAAACTCCAGTAGCTAACCAAACAATAGAGACAATTGCTAGGGTAATCTTCGAGACAGTCTGACCTCCACGCTGTATAAATACAAAGCCATCATCACCAACAAAAGGTAAAATTCAAAAATAGCAATGCATAACAACATAATTACCACACCAAAACAATAAGGCTCCTCAATCAAGAAGAAGAAACCCAATAATAAAACACTACAGATGCACCTGGAACTCTGCAGTAGGATCTTCAACCAATGACGGAAGCTGAGAAAGGCATATCTTAGCAGCCATGTCCCATGCATCCCTGCAGTGTGCAATAGTTACAGAGTGACTTTTGGACTAATAAAACAGTAAGTATTAACTTCTTTAGTGTTTCCTTTAGTACTACCACATGTGATGCTGATGGTAGGTGGTAACAATGGATGAGAGATCGGGGAACAATTGGCAGAACGTATAATTCGCTCAACAAGTAAAAAATTTCGAAAAAGACTAGCGACTAACAAATCTTGCCTGAATAGCCTCTGGAAAATCTCTGCAGCAGAATACAAAGGTATGAGAAACATATAGCAACAAAAGAATCTTAAGGGTACTTCAATTCAAAGAAGTTAGACCATAGAGCATCAAACCACAGGAAAGAAACTGATCACAAATTTGAaagaaataaaaactaataatgaGATAAGCACAAATCCAAACACTTGAAGAAAGCCTAAAGGATTGACATGGTCGTCTTAAGCATGGAAATATATCAAGGAATAGAATGAAACATctctgaataataaaaaaaaaagataagtaaAAACTGTAAGCAATATTCATTTAGTTACTATATTAGGATTATTATGTACTCTCAGAAAATTATGTTTGTCTATAAGATGGATGCatgtatttatgtgtttattcaaCTAAGCCTCAATCAACGAAACTTAAATGAGTACTTTACCTGGACAAACCCATATAGGCCAGGAATGGCCATAACATCTGCACCAAGTACTTTTAATCCAAAGTCAACATGTGGCTGCAAAAAACATTAGAGACAATAATGAAAGAAGgaaataaagattttttttaagaCAAGACCTAAAAGAGTGccacataatataaataaataaacaaataaataagagtGCCATCAAATTATAGAACTCAAAACTGATTCTGTATATCCAACCTCTCCTCGAATGATTAGTTGTAGTGAGAAATAACTAGACTCATAATAGAAAGAGGCCATATATGAATCACAATACTAATATGAAAATTTACCAAGAAGATTTTTATACTTCAAGAATTCAACAACTGAGCCCCCAAATTTAGTCTAATGTATCATCAGAGATAGCACAATTCTTAAGACTCTACAAAGTAAAAAACAATGCCACATTCAAAAACTCAAATAATTTAGTCTAATGTATCATCGGGTCTAAAATGGCATCCTTGTTAAATCAAAAACAAAATTCAGAGCTTTTACCCACATTCAtcctaaagaaaaaaataattataataataaagcaaTTAGCATCTACATAGTCAGAATCCACAAAACATGGTAAAGCACGTAGTTAGATTATTCGGTTATGATCTCACTATGCACATGTGTTGACCACTTGAAACAACAAAActcaaataattattatcaaGATATTATAAAACTCTAGTTTTTTTTACAAATTTAGTCTAAATGGTAAAATATATATAAGTCAAATTAGcagttaaacaaaaaaatataataagtaCATATATAAATACATGTATATATAGATGCAAGATTAGTAAATTCTTTACAGATGATTTAAAATTACTTCTTTCCCACTTCTAATGCTCCAAACATAAACACTACCATCACCATAACCTGTCAATTTTTATTTAGTAAGTCCATGAAAAGAGAAAGCAAATTCAACTTTTTAATGGATTGGATTTTAGTTATATTTCTACAATACATATCTTGTTCTAACAAAATTAAGATTTATTGAACTTTTTTTGATAAAGAGTTTGACATGAATTTAGTGAATACACTATTAATTATGAAGTattaactaaaaatcaatcaTGAGAGAGAGTGCCAAAGGCATCAATTGCCTTAGTGCACATGTAAAAGACCCTGTCATAGAAAACATGCTAAAATAAACCAGTTGCCTTAGTGCCAACTCTAAATGTTGCAATTGTGCCAAGCTCTGTCATataatcattgaaaaatattatttatcttCCAACATCTTAAGATATGTCATTTTTCAATGATATTTAAACTTTCTAGACTATAAGAAATCACCACTAATTTGACAACAAACAAACATGGTGCTAGTTAAGCTACTTACAAGAAGTCAAGCAACAAGATTCACGACCCAATCAGGAAGTAAAGCAACATAGTTTTAGAAAGACCACAGTACATTCCATGATGTTAGTAGCTAATGGAATTCCTCTAGACTGTTGTAAGAGTGAACTTTAgaattgagtgctctatatgtcaAAAACTCTTAAAAGATTACACTATGTATATAAATAGATTCAACAAGGGGAAAGAAGGAGTAATTTAGCAGCATTGGACTGGGCTTAAATTTATATATAGGATATGTAGAATGTGGTTTCACAAATTCTCAATCTCATGCTTCTTTGGCCTAACCACATCATATATCTGAAATAATTGTTGCTTTAGGCCTTTTCCAAAATATGAAAGGCAATATTTGAACAGCTATTAGTAAGCTGGAAAAACAAGTTAACAAGCAAAAATGTGTTAAACTAAAAACAGTCACTATTCCCAGGCCAATCATAACAAAACACTCAACATGCTATCAAAATTTAATGATCCAACTGTATCTTCAAAACCATTGATGTAACATACCTAACTTAGATCCTTAGAAATATAAACATCAATTTGTTGTTTCTTTTTAGCTAGTTGAATCTCAACATATGGTTGGCATTTTGTTTTTGGAGGGGTTTCATAATATTTAGATccagaaggaaaaaaaatatactaGTTCCAATCAGTTGATCATGTTTCAACTAGTGAAAAACTGATGTTATACTATGACTAACCTGCCCTGCTCCCTCAGCAACACAGACCACTGCTAATCCTTTTGTCTCAATGAGGTATTTCAGATGCCGCAAAACACCTTGAGGACCATGTAAATGGAAAGGTACCTTAAATGTATAAAACCACTATCAGTACAGAATCTCAAAAATAACTAACCAATTAGTAAGTCGCACAAATACCTCTGGTATCAAGCATATATCGATTTGTCCACTAGCCAGGGATGCATGCATAGCAATAAATCCACTGCTACGACCCATCAACTTTACAATTCCTATACCATGGTATGCACTATGTGCCTGTAATAAGGATTGAGAAGTTAACAAAGACTGTTTTTCCCACTGAATTCTTTAACAATGATATTATAATGCATGAAACTTAAGCAATCAAAATGAAATCGAACAAATCACAAAATGTAATGAAAATTTGTAACTTGATGTAAGCTAAATTAATGGCTCGTTGTGCTTCCTCAACAGCAGTGTCAAACCCAAAAGTTTTGTCCATCAGCAAAATATCATTGTCTATAGTTTTGGGGACCCCAACAACATCCACCTTTACCCCTCTTCTACAGCACTGAAATGAAAATAGGAAAAGTAGGACATGAGACCTAAATAGAAATGGCAGGCAAGGTCGAGGCAAGATAAAGGGAAACAACTTACAAATGCATCAATCAAGTAAAAGTAGTTAAACATATCCAATAAGATGATTCTAGTGGCACGGTCATCTATATGGCAGTAAAGTGCTTTCTAATTTATACGAAAACATGAACATATAGACATGGTGATGAATCCTAAACTAAAAGCAGAATGAATTCAAGTCATTAGGAATGCATCAACTTTTAATTCTTGAGACATCACTTTACATCTACAAATTTAGAACAACTTGTACCAAAGCAATTTATATCCCAAAAGATTTCTGCTTTAAGTAATCTGTTCAAAAGTGACCTTAGTTATCAATGCATGCCAAATTATGAGATAAGAAACACAGGAATGTAAATAGATACACGTATAACTTCCTCTTTGTGAATTACATTTGCCCCAGCATGAGTTCCGTTCCCACCCAGCACAAAAAGCATGTTGATTCCTCTTTCCTGATATCAAATTAATAAATGTTTTCAGGACAGGAATCATATGTCCGCAAAATTATTAACTCTAAAGAAACTGAAACAACAAACCTTCATGTTGTCCACGATTTCACTTATGATTGGTCCTCCACGCGAAACTCCTAACAAGCTTCCACCGGATAGGTGAACGTTTTGGACCACTTTTCGGGTTAGCTGATAATCACAATCCAACGGCAAAAAACAAAGTAGAAAACTTAAGAATCAAAAAACCAAAAGGGGTTTGGGAAATTTTGAGAGATGAGCAGGTAaagtgaaacatatatatatatttagagagagagagagagggagggaggGAGATGAAGATGGGGGTTGAATCGGGTGATGGTCTAGGTCTGGTGGTGAGGACGTGTTTGGGAGGACAGGATCTCTTAAACGTTGGCTGTAGAGAGGACCTCGTCGACCTCCCTGGCACACGCCCAAAtgttgaagaaagacgagaaagacgagagagagagagtgaggagtTCGGATGTAGTACCAAGCTGAAGAAATGGGGAAAATAAATgggtctcagaaatgttgaaggaaaggatgggtctcagaaatgttgaaAGATACGTCCCAGAAATGTTGAGGAAATGGGTTTGTTGAAGGAGAGGAAATGGGTTTGTTGAAGGAGAGCTCTGAAATGTTGAAGGAATTGGGTCTCTCTCGGGTCTCACAAATTTTCAGgtcacaaatgaaaaaaaatgctaAGGGCGCGTGATGGTATattattaccgcccttttttcatAAAGTGGCCCTATACTctagcataatacttttttattagtattatattcacgtgttatggaaatgggtatttggtgtagtggcgACCCCCAGCTCCGTACCTTCTTCATAGGTTCCTAGGAATGCCCACAACAACCCACCGAGGGAGTGGGGGCTATTACAAGTTCACAGAGGCAAAATGTTCCAACGAATCTTCCTGTGCCACGATCAGaaccccaggcacagagaactcgaGACATTGGGGTAGAGCTGAGGCAGGCTAATTTAGTTCATCTTGACCGGACAAGGAGAGCCTCGCTAATAAGGCTTTcgccatcaccaataagacatcctacaccacctctCCCACAAAGAGATGCTTCAGCTCGTAGGAACAGTAGGAGAAAGTCTCCCCCGTTAGTAGATACTTACACCCCACGGACATGtgctgagaatccaggtcctcgatctcagctGCGGGccataagttttgcaaatggaaattACTGGACGGGAAGCCAGCGTGGAGGAAGGTCTGAGAATGACTTGAGAAATCACTTGAGATCAACACAAAGTCCTCGGTATGATCCACTGCCCGACCTGcgtgatcatttgaactcacaaagaaggtatccagctcataatgaggatgttagttatactcgacatgagggagcTCTGTCTATCGTATGagacaatgggaatgtcctgcctaaccaagctcaaacttggagggacaacaacccatcaaacacgTATAATGGGATGAAAGTTGGTGAacaacccccagctaacctagggaccaaAGACCTAACCGTTAAGAGACTGGCTTTGGTGGAGAACAGATGAAAAGGCTCTTATCTGGAAATGGGATGGACGATTGCGACTCGGATGGGGAGCTCAAACCTTTCACTCCAAACACTGCAGGAGctacatatcctattggctttaggatgtcgAATATGccgacatttgatggaaacacataTCCATCCgatcacctcgggatgttcaacacaatgatgatggcccacaatgtcgggctcgatctaagatgTATTATGTTCCACACGACTCTGGTCTGACTTGCCAAACAGTTGTTTAAACCATACAAGAAGCATTtgataagctcatggaagaatttttcttccgagtttaaaagagcattctgagcttcatAGGCAGCTCGTGTAAAGGTTGATTCATAGGCCAATGTAAAACAATAAcc contains the following coding sequences:
- the LOC133791571 gene encoding ATP-dependent 6-phosphofructokinase 5, chloroplastic-like → MSRVLCAWGSDRGTGRFVGTFCLCELLTRKVVQNVHLSGGSLLGVSRGGPIISEIVDNMKERGINMLFVLGGNGTHAGANVIHKEECCRRGVKVDVVGVPKTIDNDILLMDKTFGFDTAVEEAQRAINLAYIKLQIFITFCDLFDFILIA